GTCATATACGAATGCGTGAACAAGAAGGCAGCGCTTGAGACAGGACTCCTTTCTGCACCGAAGCCTGGTAAGCTTCAATAAAGAGTGCGTATGGAAGTCAGACTGACTTGGACTCCTCAATCAATGCCAACTTCTGCTTGCTACTAAACCTTACAACCATCACACAAAGTTGAAACTTTGAATCTAATTGACAAACCGCCTTCTCATGGAAGGCGATGGCGATAACCCTTTACAGGGCACATGACCTTTAGTGTCTACAATTATATTCCTACCCTTTTTAAAATCTCCGCAGCATAATGTCATCTTTGGCATTAGATGAGTAATGAGTAAGTATTTGATCAAAGATTATCCCAGTCGCACACTTCCTACTGATAGTCACTGAGTAGAAAACTGCCGTTTCAATTTCAACAACCAACCCACACCAGTGGGGCAGAAAATACCCAGCCTGAGTGAGAAGCGATATAATAGGACATTGGTATCTGAAAGATCTAGGAGAACCTTTTCTGAATATCTTGAACTGCGATCCGAGCGAGCGTGAGAAAATTGTGCGCGAACTGAAGGAGCGCTATGACCGCAGCTACTTTCATGAAGAATATCTCTCAGGTCGGGACGAGGTAGAAAGGACATTGTATCGGCTCTTTAAAGACAGAGGTGGAAAACCGCAGATAGAAAGACCGGTTTATTGCTTCTTGGGGTTAAACCCATCTGAGCTAATTTATAGTCGCCGCGAATATTATGATTTCAAATTCTTCAAGATCGAGGACATACCCAGTGAAGTAATTTCATTCACTTACCCAGGAAGTATCGCCTCAATCCAGATAGCTGAGCAAGAAAGAGCGAAAGAGTTTCGATCTGCCTACCATGGGAAACTCTATCTGAAAGACGAAATTCACGATGCAATCGAGGAGTTCGGTATGCCTGGAATCGATTTCATTCCGATTGGGTCTCGGCAGCATGATGTATTGGTAGAGGCTCAGGTTTGGAGTATATCCATATTCGATGAGATTGATGAAGTCTCCGATGTGGAAGCGTCCTTCCTACCCTGGATTACCAATCCACCGAAAGAACGTGCCGGCCTCAAGAAAGACTAGGTTTCAGATAAAAAAATTTCCTTCTGTGCACTTATCCATTAGCGCTGGACGGTAGTAGGTTGGGCGCCCTGGCCAAGCAGGACATCACCCCAAAACTGGTGTGCCATCAAGCTAGCGCCGATACTGATAAGAGACGTTTTGTTGCTCGAGTGCTGCGAGCATGAGGCGTTGCCAGGCGTCTTGATACGCCATGATGGCGTCCTCATCTACGGGGGTAATGAGGGCTACGGAGTCGTCCGCGGGGAGAAAAAAAGTCACGCAAAACAGGTTCCAGCGCATCCAAGGAAAATAGCTGGTCCTTATGGTCGTAGAACGAACGGACGATACGTGACATATTGATGCCCTTTCGGCCCCCGGGGTAGGGGACAGATCCAAGTATAGACGCCTCGAGCGTGATCTCGGAGTCACCAGGCCGTGCAAACCTGAGCGGGAGTCGAAAATTCGACACGCCCACTTGAGCTATCGGCGCATCGGCCTTCACAACCGCAGGACGCCCATTATTTTTGGGGTCGGGCAGCGTCTCCCTGTATGCATCGTCCGTCGCAAACTGCGCGTCATAGGCGCGATTCAGTGACGATGTTGGAGGCATTGGATGAGTATCGTTGGACATGAGAAACCTCCAAAGATGTCCAAGGCCTCGATGACATGCAAGATTCGAGGCGCATTTGAATCGGGCCATGCATATTGTTCAATTTGCCCTTCAGCGCGATAGAGCTCAGCCTTCCAGTGGCTTCTATGATTGATCGGGAGGGCCACGCTTTATCGTGACGCATTGCCCAAAAGGCCCGATAGTCCAACCACTTCGGAGTTTCCCACAGGGCAACTGGGAGCGCCAAGTTCCAGCTAGGCTACAAGTGCCCAAACTAACCAGAACCTCCGCAAAGCGACAAAGGGCTCAAGTTAGCAACTGGACTCATTCACAGCCGGGCTTCTTCACATCAGGCTTCAGCGGCTTCACAGCAACCTTACGGGTGAGACCAGATCCAAGGAAAGCTGATTTTGAACCCAGATCATATACGTAGAGTGATGGCGAGAGCCATTGCTTGACCAGGGCTTTAACCCGCTCGACGGCAATCGCTCGCGCGATCACCCTACAAAACATCCGTGTGCCTCGCACCTCTGGTCCCATGGCGTCATCCAAAGCTCGTTGAGTTGGGATGTCGTTGGAACCCGAAACATAAACCAATCAATCAAC
The genomic region above belongs to Opitutales bacterium and contains:
- a CDS encoding GTP cyclohydrolase I FolE2 translates to MSNDTHPMPPTSSLNRAYDAQFATDDAYRETLPDPKNNGRPAVVKADAPIAQVGVSNFRLPLRFARPGDSEITLEASILGSVPYPGGRKGINMSRIVRSFYDHKDQLFSLDALEPVLRDFFSPRGRLRSPHYPRR